One window from the genome of Anolis sagrei isolate rAnoSag1 chromosome 4, rAnoSag1.mat, whole genome shotgun sequence encodes:
- the PRICKLE4 gene encoding prickle-like protein 4, giving the protein MSQPSPPCSQREKAPCSGTLGTLLPVLSSDSDSGCALEDYQGPASEVSPDFGCHSSDAIPTATQNQLRIKTLLQQLPPQDSDERYCSSIGEEEKEQLRTFAAQRRQESLGQGVQCLVSLTTNGCSCKKCGKMILRDEKVVFAPKLGEQFCWHPSCFVCLTCHEPLVDLIYFHRHGNIYCGRHHAEFFRPRCASCDQLIFTSQCMEAEGMRWHEEHFCCLECDLPLGARRYVMKGGQPCCCACFESLYADICQACGEIIGVDSEQATLQGQHWHAKTSCFCCSLCQKALIDQLAITHNGHLFCSEACSLEKESALSFSGSDSSDSAFISAPSPDSTPLTRVRNSSPGCSAEAAETSCMEIEGANAIENLCPTGNSPVCPEYGSQEESGIVFRNKMLSPQLSECESLTDSPQKVVEISTSPSLETWSSISQREVHSLGATLLQAPQEQVRDHHLRSSLSVSPRASVLTMDFPESPLKGSTDEQEAAVEQSDTWCPTCSSSSDSDSEPEGFFFGKPIPKPAARRISLPSIEPETLDKVTRRAARAKANSKHCSIA; this is encoded by the exons ATGTCCCAACCAAGTCCTCCTTGCTCCCAGAGAGAGAAGGCTCCATGCAGTGGAACTCTGGGCACCCTGCTGCCGGTTTTGTCTTCAGACAGTGATTCCGGCTGTGCCCTCGAAGATTACCAGGGACCAGCTTCAGAG GTGTCACCAGACTTCGGTTGTCACTCATCAGATGCAATCCCTACTGCCACGCAGAACCAGCTCCGCATCAAAACACTCCTCCAGCAGCTGCCCCCACAAGACAGTGAT GAGCGATATTGTTCATCCattggggaggaggagaaagagcagCTACGGACATTCGCTGCACAACGGCGGCAGGAATCACTGGGGCAAGGAGTCCAATGTTTGGTGTCACTCACAACTAATGGGTGCTCATGTAAAAAG TGTGGCAAGATGATACTCAGAGATGAGAAAGTTGTGTTTGCACCTAAACTGGGagagcagttctgctggcaccctTCCTGTTTTGTCTGCCTCACTTGCCATGAGCCCCTAGTAGATCTGATCTACTTCCATCGGCATGGAAATATTTACTGTGGTCGACACCATGCAGAATTCTTCCGACCACGTTGTGCTTCATGTGATCAG CTCATCTTCACATCACAGTGCATGGAAGCAGAAGGCATGCGTTGGCATGAAGAGCACTTCTGCTGCCTGGAGTGTGACTTGCCCCTGGGGGCACGGCGATATGTCATGAAGGGTGGTCAGCCCTGCTGCTGTGCTTGTTTTGAGAGCCTGTATGCAGACATCTGCCAAGCCTGCGGAGAAATCATTG GGGTTGACAGCGAGCAGGCCACCCTCCAAGGTCAGCACTGGCATGCCAAAACCTCCTGTTTCTGCTGCAGCCTGTGTCAAAAAGCACTGATAGACCAGCTGGCTATCACTCACAATGGCCACCTTTTCTGCTCTGAAGCCTGCAGCTTAGAGAAGGAATCGGCTTTGTCGTTCAGTGGCTCAGATTCCTCTGACTCTGCTTTCATCTCTGCACCGTCCCCTGACTCCACACCCCTCACAAGAGTTAGAAACAGTAGCCCTGGCTGTTCCGCTGAAGCTGCAGAAACCAGCTGCATGGAAATTGAAGGTGCCAATG cAATTGAAAACCTTTGCCCAACTGGGAATTCTCCAGTGTGTCCTGAATATGGCAGCCAGGAAGAATCAGGCATTGTCTTCAGGAACAAAATGTTATCCCCACAACTTAGTGAATGTGAGTCATTGACTGATTCTCCACAAAAAGTGGTAGAAATTTCCACATCTCCTTCCCTAGAAACCTGGAGCTCCATAAGTCAGAGagaggtccacagcttgggtgcCACTCTCCTACAAGCACCTCAGGAACAAGTCCGAGACCATCACCTCAGAAGCAGCCTCTCTGTATCACCCCGTGCATCAGTATTAACCATGGACTTCCCAGAAAGCCCACTGAAAGGCAGCACAGATGAACAAGAAGCTGCGGTGGAACAAAGCGACACTTGGTGCCCAACTTGCTCATCCTCTTCTGATTCGGACTCTGAGCCagaaggcttcttctttgggaAGCCAATCCCAAAGCCTGCGGCCAGGCGCATTTCTCTGCCCAGTATAGAGCCAGAAACACTTGACAAAGTAACACGGCGGGCAGCCAGAGCGAAGGCAAATAGCAAACACTGTAGCATAGCCTAA